Proteins encoded in a region of the Phaenicophaeus curvirostris isolate KB17595 chromosome 1, BPBGC_Pcur_1.0, whole genome shotgun sequence genome:
- the LOC138726254 gene encoding apovitellenin-1 — translation MLQSRALVIALILLLSTTLPEVQSKYVSEKDRRDWLVVPDAIAAYIYEAVNKVSPKVGQYLADAAQTPVVVGTRNFLIRETTKISIMAEQLMEKIKNLWYTKVLGY, via the exons ATGCTGCAATCCAGGGCGCTGGTGATAGCTCTGATTCTGCTCCTTAGCACCACTCTCCCTG AAGTGCAGTCAAAGTACGTCTCCGAGAAAGACCGTCGTGACTGGTTGGTTGTCCCTGACGCAATTGCAGCTTACATCTATGAAGCTGTGAACAAGGTGTCCCCTAAAGTCGGTCAGTACTTGGCGGATGCTGCCCAGACTCCAGTAGTTGTTGGGACCAG GAACTTCCTCATCAGAGAAACAACTAAAATCAGCATAATGGCTGAACAgctgatggaaaaaataaagaacctGTGGTATACAAAAGTCCTGGGCTACTAG
- the ILDR1 gene encoding immunoglobulin-like domain-containing receptor 1 has protein sequence MALALLGRGRAAGLLLLLAGLPAGCLSLLVTVQDVERYTTLFASVILKCDYSTSAQLQDVVVTWRFKSFCKDPIFDYYSVSYQAGLGLGQDPSIDCNDNQRQVRIVIQKYGQKEPVLGIDYQQRKITIQNRADLVISEVMWWDHGVYYCTVEAPGDTSGDADKEVKLIVLHWLTVLFIILGGLLLLTLIGICWCQCCPQYCCCHVPCVCCPTRCCCNEEVLQRHRFMKQAQALAPWMAPKMFYGGGDRNSQLSSYMLNPLLQRDVSLQNSLPLVQPQAQLSANKGVLDYLESEIQNLNMAQLRPSSHQRQAVQPSLLSSLGSEVMPPPLTNHISSIHGSSNSSRPQRAAHTTRPWDSVAEDKRENRRGPLPSSGDSYSSYSQEPWDRQREDHHYRLRTGGYNGRLPHSKRDVSPPRQSERGKSSDSSSSYYPEEAKERSSHHRGRRQEPTGRLDYQHHTSRSNNSGQRRHSYSPPSRRGSWSSSEEQICPPMTNRKRRHQSRDWPEEKPPSYRSLEVIPGRDKKQKDIAGTRSDKGSSHSARSIVI, from the exons ATGGCCCTGGCTCTGCTCGGGCGCGGCCGGGCggcggggctgctgctgctgctggcgggGTTGCCGGCCG GTTGCCTCTCCTTGCTGGTGACAGTGCAGGATGTTGAACGTTATACCACCTTATTTGCCAGTGTCATCCTCAAGTGTGACTATAGCACCTCAGCACAGCTGCAGGACGTGGTGGTGACCTGGCGCTTCAAATCCTTCTGCAAGGACCCCATCTTTGACTACTACTCAGTCT CATACCAGGCTGGTTTAGGTCTTGGCCAAGACCCATCTATTGACTGCAATGACAACCAGCGACAGGTGCGCATTGTCATCCAGAAATATGGGCAGAAGGAGCCTGTGCTGGGCATTGACTACCAGCAACGAAAGATCACCATTCAGAACC GGGCAGACCTTGTCATCAGTGAGGTCATGTGGTGGGACCATGGCGTGTACTACTGCACTGTGGAAGCACCAGGAGATACCTCAGGTGATGCGGACAAAGAAGTTAAGCTGATCGTTCTCC ACTGGCTCACAGTACTCTTCATCATTTTGGGTGGCCTCCTTCTCCTTACACTGATTGGAATATGCTGGTGCCAATGCTGCCCCCAGTATTGCTGCTGCCACGTCCCATGTGTCTGCTGCCCAACCCGGTGTTGCTGTAATGAGGAAG tacTGCAACGGCATCGGTTCATGAAGCAGGCTCAGGCACTTGCACCTTGGATGGCACCCAAGATGTTCTATGGAGGTGGTGACAGGAACTCACAACTTTCCTCTTACATGCTGAACCCTTTACTGCAACGAG ATGTCTCTCTGCAGAACAGTCTTCCACTGGTGCAGCCACAAGCTCAGCTTTCCGCTAACAAGGGTGTTTTGGACTATCTGGAGTCTGAAATTCAAAACCTTAACATGGCACAGCTCCGGCCATCCTCCCACCAGCGTCAGGCTGTGCAGCCCAGCTTGCTGTCCTCCCTGGGCTCTGAGGTCATGCCACCTCCTCTCACCAACCACATCTCCTCCATCCATGGGAGCAGCAACTCCTCACGGCCACAGAGAGCTGCCCACACCACTAGACCCTGGGACTCCGTAgcagaggacaagagggaaaacCGGAGGGGGCCCTTGCCTTCCAGTGGGGATTCTTATTCCAGCTACAGTCAGGAGCCCTGGGACAGGCAGCGAGAGGACCATCATTACAGGCTGAGGACAGGTGGCTACAATGGCAGGCTCCCGCACTCCAAAAGGGATGTGTCACCCCCACGCCAGAGTGAAAGGGGCAAAAGTAGTGACAGCAGTTCTAGTTACtatccagaggaggccaaggaACGTTCCAGCCACCATCGTGGCAGGAGACAAGAGCCTACAGGGAGGCTGGACTACCAGCACCACACCAGCAGGAGCAACAACTCAGGTCAGCGGCGGCACAGCTACTCTCCCCCTTCTCGACGGGGGTCATGGAGCTCCTCAGAAGAACAAATCTGTCCTCCAATGACAAACCGCAAGCGGCGGCACCAGTCTCGGGACTGGCCAGAAGAAAAGCCTCCCAGTTATCGCTCATTAGAAGTCATCCCAGGTCGGGACAAGAAGCAAAAAGACATTGCAGGGACACGTTCG gacAAAGGAAGTTCCCACAGTGCAAGAAGCATTGTCATTTAA